Proteins encoded in a region of the Streptomyces sp. NBC_00513 genome:
- a CDS encoding glutamate synthase subunit beta produces MADPKGFLTTPRETACSRPVADRLKDWNEVYVPGSLLPIISKQAGRCMDCGIPFCHNGCPLGNLIPEWNDFAYREDWSAASERLHATNNFPEFTGRLCPAPCESACVLGINQPAVTIKNVEVSIIDKAWDNGNVTPQPPERLSGKTAAVIGSGPAGLAAAQQLTRAGHTVVVYERADRVGGLLRYGIPEFKMEKVHINRRIEQMRAEGTKFRTGIEVGRDITATDLRKRFDAVVIAAGATVSRDLPVPGRELKGIHFAMEYLPLSNKVQEGDFVTPPITAEGKHVVVIGGGDTGADCVGTAHRQGAASVTQLEIMPKPGEERNPNQPWPTFPMLYKVTSAHEEGGERVYSVSTTHFEGDEDGNVQSLHLVEVAFEDGKLVQKAGTERVLPAQLVTLAMGFTGTDQENGLVQQFGLDLDARGNIERDASYATNVGGVFVAGDAGRGQSLIVWAIAEGRSAARGVDRFLTGASALPYPVKPTDRSITV; encoded by the coding sequence ATGGCTGACCCGAAGGGCTTCCTCACCACCCCGCGCGAGACCGCCTGTTCCCGTCCCGTGGCCGACCGGCTCAAGGACTGGAACGAGGTCTACGTTCCGGGCTCGCTGCTCCCGATCATCAGCAAGCAGGCCGGCCGCTGCATGGACTGCGGCATCCCGTTCTGCCACAACGGCTGCCCCCTCGGGAACCTGATCCCGGAGTGGAACGACTTCGCGTACCGCGAGGACTGGTCGGCGGCGTCCGAGCGCCTGCACGCCACGAACAACTTCCCGGAGTTCACCGGGCGCCTGTGCCCGGCCCCCTGCGAGTCGGCGTGCGTCCTCGGCATCAACCAGCCCGCCGTCACGATCAAGAACGTCGAAGTCTCGATCATCGACAAGGCCTGGGACAACGGCAACGTCACCCCCCAGCCGCCCGAGCGGCTGTCCGGCAAGACGGCAGCCGTCATCGGCTCCGGCCCGGCGGGTCTCGCCGCGGCCCAGCAGCTGACCCGGGCGGGCCACACCGTGGTCGTGTACGAGCGCGCCGACCGCGTCGGCGGCCTGCTGCGCTACGGCATCCCCGAGTTCAAGATGGAGAAGGTGCACATCAACCGCCGCATCGAGCAGATGCGCGCGGAGGGCACCAAGTTCCGCACGGGCATCGAGGTCGGCCGCGACATCACGGCCACCGACCTGCGCAAGCGGTTCGACGCGGTCGTCATCGCGGCCGGCGCCACCGTCTCCCGCGACCTGCCGGTCCCCGGGCGCGAGCTCAAGGGCATCCACTTCGCGATGGAGTACCTGCCGCTCTCCAACAAGGTGCAGGAGGGCGACTTCGTCACCCCTCCGATCACCGCCGAGGGCAAGCACGTCGTCGTCATCGGCGGCGGCGACACCGGCGCGGACTGCGTCGGCACCGCCCACCGCCAGGGCGCGGCCTCGGTCACGCAGCTGGAGATCATGCCCAAGCCGGGCGAGGAGCGGAACCCCAACCAGCCCTGGCCGACCTTCCCGATGCTGTACAAGGTCACCTCGGCCCACGAGGAGGGCGGCGAGCGGGTCTACTCCGTCTCCACCACCCACTTCGAGGGCGACGAGGACGGCAACGTCCAGTCCCTGCACCTCGTCGAGGTCGCCTTCGAGGACGGCAAGCTCGTCCAGAAGGCGGGCACCGAACGCGTCCTCCCGGCGCAACTGGTCACCCTCGCCATGGGCTTCACCGGCACCGACCAGGAGAACGGTCTGGTCCAGCAGTTCGGCCTGGACCTCGACGCGCGCGGCAACATCGAGCGCGACGCCTCGTACGCGACCAACGTGGGCGGCGTCTTCGTCGCCGGCGACGCCGGCCGCGGCCAGTCGCTCATCGTGTGGGCCATCGCGGAGGGCCGCTCGGCCGCCCGCGGCGTGGACCGCTTCCTGACGGGCGCCAGCGCCCTGCCGTACCCGGTCAAGCCGACGGACCGTTCCATCACCGTGTAG
- the gltB gene encoding glutamate synthase large subunit, giving the protein MRSASTHSATGLSTTAWSPMDGRPAQQGMYDPRNEHDACGVGFVANLSGEASHTLVEQALTVLRNLEHRGATGSEPDSGDGAGILSQVPDAFLREVAGFELPEAGAYAVGIAFLPADGTAQAVAVERIEAIAVEENLTVLGWREVPVTPDLLGNGARATMPAFSQLFVSNGASGIELDRKAFVLRKRAEREAGVYFPSLSARTIVYKGMLTTGQLEPFFPDLSDRRFASTLALVHSRFSTNTFPSWPLAHPYRFVAHNGEINTVKGNRNWMKARESQLASDVFGEGDLDRIFPICTPDASDSASFDEVLELLHLGGRSLPHSVLMMIPEAWENHASMDPDRRAFYQYHSTMMEPWDGPACVTFTDGTQVGAVLDRNGLRPGRYWVTDDGLVVLGSEVGVLDIDPAKVVRKGRLQPGKMFLVDTAQKRIIEDDEIKAELAGAAPYAEWLETGEIELEDLPEREHIVHTHASVTRRQQTFGYTEEELRIILAPMARTAGEPLGSMGTDSPIAALSERPRLLFDYFTQLFAQVTNPPLDAIREELVTSLLSSVGPQGNLLEPTAASCRSVTLPFPVIDNDELAKLIHVNADGDMPGMKAATLSGLYRVSGGGEALAARLEDIRGEVDAAIENGAHLIVLSDRHSDAEHAPIPSLLLTAAVHHHLIATKQRTQVGLLVEAGDVREVHHVALLIGYGAAAVNPYLAMESVEDLLRAGTFLSGLEPEQAIKNLIYALGKGVLKVMSKMGISTVASYRGAQVFEAVGLDQEFVDTYFGGTATKIGGAGLDVVAKEVAARHAKAYPVSGIAATHRALEIGGEYQWRREGEPHLFDPDTVFRLQHATRNRRYDIFKQYTDRVNEQSERLMTLRGLFGFKTGEAGDRPSIPVEEVESVADIVKRFSTGAMSYGSISKEAHETLAIAMNQLGGKSNTGEGGEDPDRLYDPARRSSIKQVASGRFGVTSEYLVNADDIQIKMAQGAKPGEGGQLPGHKVYPWVAKTRHSTPGVGLISPPPHHDIYSIEDLAQLIHDLKNANPAARIHVKLVSEVGVGTVAAGVSKAHADVVLISGHDGGTGASPLTSLKHAGGPWELGLAETQQTLLLNGLRDRIVVQTDGQLKTGRDVVIAALLGAEEFGFATAPLVVSGCVMMRVCHLDTCPVGIATQNPVLRERFSGKPEFVVNFFEFIAEEVREILAELGFRTIEEAVGHAELLDTSKAVTHWKAQGLDLEPLFHVPELPEGAVRHALIEQDHGLEKALDNELIKLAGDALNAATAEAAQPVRAQVAIRNINRTVGTMLGHEVTKKFGGAGLPDNTIDLTFTGSAGQSFGAFLPHGVTLRLEGDANDYVGKGLSGGRVVVRPDRGADHLAEYSTIAGNTIGYGATGGEMFLRGRTGERFCVRNSGALVVSEGVGDHGCEYMTGGQAVVLGETGRNFAAGMSGGVAYVIDLDPNNVNVGNAGAVETTLSDTDKQWLHDVVRRHEEETGSTVAAKLLADWSVAVDRFSKIIPTTYKAVLAAKDAAELAGLSESETTEKMMEAAING; this is encoded by the coding sequence ATGCGTTCCGCATCCACGCACTCCGCGACCGGCCTCAGCACCACCGCCTGGTCGCCCATGGACGGTCGCCCCGCCCAGCAGGGCATGTACGACCCGCGCAACGAGCACGACGCCTGCGGCGTCGGCTTTGTGGCCAACCTCAGCGGCGAGGCCAGTCACACGCTGGTCGAGCAGGCGCTGACCGTATTGCGGAACCTCGAACACCGCGGCGCCACCGGCTCCGAGCCCGACTCGGGCGACGGCGCCGGAATCCTGTCCCAGGTGCCGGACGCCTTCCTGCGCGAGGTGGCCGGTTTCGAGCTCCCCGAGGCCGGCGCGTACGCCGTCGGCATCGCCTTCCTCCCCGCCGACGGCACCGCACAGGCCGTCGCCGTGGAACGCATCGAGGCCATCGCCGTCGAGGAGAACCTCACGGTCCTCGGCTGGCGCGAGGTCCCGGTCACCCCGGACCTGCTCGGCAACGGCGCCCGCGCCACCATGCCCGCCTTCTCGCAGCTGTTCGTGAGCAACGGGGCGAGCGGCATCGAGCTGGACCGCAAGGCGTTCGTGCTGCGCAAGCGCGCCGAGCGCGAGGCCGGCGTGTACTTCCCGTCGCTCTCCGCCCGCACCATCGTCTACAAGGGCATGCTGACCACCGGCCAGCTGGAGCCCTTCTTCCCCGACCTGTCCGACCGTCGCTTCGCGTCGACGCTCGCCCTGGTCCACTCCCGGTTCTCGACGAACACCTTCCCGTCCTGGCCGCTCGCCCACCCGTACCGCTTCGTCGCGCACAACGGCGAGATCAACACGGTCAAGGGCAACCGGAACTGGATGAAGGCCCGCGAGTCCCAGCTCGCCTCGGACGTCTTCGGCGAGGGCGACCTCGACCGGATCTTCCCGATCTGTACCCCCGACGCCTCCGACTCGGCCTCCTTCGACGAGGTCCTGGAGCTGCTCCACCTCGGCGGCCGCTCGCTCCCGCACAGCGTGCTGATGATGATCCCGGAGGCGTGGGAGAACCACGCGTCCATGGACCCGGACCGCCGCGCCTTCTACCAGTACCACTCCACGATGATGGAGCCCTGGGACGGCCCGGCCTGCGTCACCTTCACCGACGGCACCCAGGTCGGCGCGGTCCTCGACCGCAACGGTCTGCGCCCCGGCCGCTACTGGGTCACCGACGACGGCCTCGTCGTCCTCGGCTCCGAGGTCGGCGTGCTCGACATCGACCCGGCCAAGGTCGTCCGCAAGGGCCGCCTGCAGCCCGGCAAGATGTTCCTCGTCGACACCGCCCAGAAGCGGATCATCGAGGACGACGAGATCAAGGCCGAACTGGCCGGCGCCGCCCCCTACGCCGAATGGCTGGAAACCGGCGAGATCGAGCTCGAAGACCTTCCCGAGCGCGAGCACATCGTCCACACCCACGCCTCGGTCACCCGCCGCCAGCAGACCTTCGGCTACACCGAGGAAGAGCTGCGCATCATCCTCGCGCCGATGGCCCGCACCGCCGGCGAGCCGCTCGGCTCCATGGGCACGGACTCCCCGATCGCGGCCCTGTCCGAGCGCCCCCGGCTGCTCTTCGACTACTTCACTCAGCTCTTCGCGCAGGTCACCAACCCGCCGCTGGACGCCATCCGCGAGGAGCTCGTCACCTCGCTGCTGTCCTCGGTGGGCCCGCAGGGCAACCTGCTGGAGCCGACCGCCGCCTCCTGTCGCAGCGTCACCCTGCCCTTCCCGGTGATCGACAACGACGAGCTGGCCAAGCTGATACACGTCAACGCCGACGGCGACATGCCCGGCATGAAGGCCGCCACGCTCTCCGGCCTCTACCGGGTCTCCGGCGGTGGCGAGGCACTCGCCGCCCGCCTGGAGGACATCCGCGGCGAGGTCGACGCGGCCATCGAGAACGGCGCCCACCTGATCGTCCTCTCGGACCGTCACTCGGACGCCGAGCACGCGCCGATCCCGTCGCTGCTGCTCACCGCCGCCGTGCACCACCACCTCATCGCCACCAAGCAGCGCACCCAGGTCGGCCTGCTGGTCGAGGCCGGCGACGTCCGCGAGGTCCACCACGTCGCGCTGCTCATCGGCTACGGCGCCGCCGCCGTCAACCCGTACCTCGCCATGGAGTCCGTCGAGGACCTGCTGCGCGCCGGTACCTTCCTGTCCGGCCTGGAGCCGGAGCAGGCCATCAAGAACCTGATCTACGCGCTCGGCAAGGGCGTCCTGAAGGTCATGTCCAAGATGGGCATCTCCACGGTCGCCTCCTACCGCGGCGCCCAGGTCTTCGAGGCCGTCGGCCTCGACCAGGAGTTCGTCGACACCTACTTCGGCGGCACCGCCACCAAGATCGGCGGCGCCGGCCTCGACGTCGTCGCCAAGGAGGTGGCCGCGCGCCACGCCAAGGCGTACCCGGTCTCCGGCATCGCCGCCACGCACCGCGCGCTGGAGATCGGCGGCGAGTACCAGTGGCGCCGCGAGGGCGAGCCGCACCTGTTCGACCCGGACACGGTCTTCCGTCTCCAGCACGCCACGCGCAACCGCCGGTACGACATCTTCAAGCAGTACACCGACCGGGTGAACGAGCAGTCCGAGCGCCTGATGACGCTCCGCGGACTCTTCGGGTTCAAGACCGGCGAGGCGGGCGACCGGCCGTCGATCCCCGTCGAGGAGGTCGAGTCCGTCGCCGACATCGTCAAGCGCTTCTCCACCGGCGCCATGTCGTACGGCTCCATCTCCAAGGAGGCGCACGAGACCCTCGCCATCGCCATGAACCAGTTGGGCGGCAAGTCCAACACCGGTGAGGGCGGCGAGGACCCGGACCGCCTGTACGACCCGGCGCGCCGCTCGTCCATCAAGCAGGTCGCCTCCGGCCGCTTCGGCGTCACCAGCGAGTACCTGGTCAACGCGGACGACATCCAGATCAAGATGGCGCAGGGCGCCAAGCCCGGCGAGGGCGGCCAGCTGCCCGGCCACAAGGTCTACCCGTGGGTCGCCAAGACCCGGCACTCCACCCCGGGCGTCGGCCTGATCTCCCCGCCCCCGCACCACGACATCTACTCCATCGAGGACCTGGCTCAGCTGATCCACGACCTCAAGAACGCCAACCCGGCGGCCCGCATCCACGTGAAGCTGGTCTCCGAGGTCGGCGTCGGAACGGTCGCCGCGGGCGTCTCCAAGGCCCACGCGGACGTCGTCCTCATCTCCGGCCACGACGGCGGAACGGGCGCCTCGCCGCTCACCTCGCTCAAGCACGCAGGCGGCCCCTGGGAGCTCGGCCTCGCCGAGACCCAGCAGACCCTGCTCCTCAACGGGCTGCGCGACCGCATCGTGGTCCAGACGGACGGCCAGCTCAAGACCGGCCGCGACGTCGTCATCGCCGCGCTGCTCGGCGCCGAGGAGTTCGGTTTCGCGACCGCGCCGCTCGTCGTCTCCGGCTGCGTCATGATGCGCGTCTGCCACCTGGACACCTGCCCCGTCGGCATCGCCACCCAGAACCCGGTCCTGCGCGAGCGCTTCTCCGGCAAGCCCGAGTTCGTCGTCAACTTCTTCGAGTTCATCGCGGAGGAGGTGCGCGAGATCCTCGCCGAGCTGGGCTTCCGCACCATCGAGGAGGCCGTCGGCCACGCCGAACTCCTCGACACCAGCAAGGCCGTCACGCACTGGAAGGCCCAGGGCCTCGACCTGGAGCCCCTCTTCCACGTGCCCGAGCTCCCCGAGGGCGCGGTCCGCCACGCCCTGATCGAGCAGGACCACGGCCTGGAGAAGGCGCTCGACAACGAGCTGATCAAGCTCGCCGGCGACGCCCTGAACGCCGCCACGGCCGAAGCCGCCCAGCCGGTCCGCGCCCAGGTCGCGATCCGCAACATCAACCGGACCGTCGGCACCATGCTCGGCCACGAGGTCACCAAGAAGTTCGGTGGAGCGGGCCTGCCCGACAACACCATCGACCTGACCTTCACCGGTTCGGCCGGCCAGTCCTTCGGCGCCTTCCTGCCGCACGGCGTGACGCTGCGCCTGGAGGGCGACGCCAACGACTACGTCGGCAAGGGCCTCTCCGGCGGCCGTGTCGTGGTCCGCCCGGACCGCGGCGCCGACCACCTCGCCGAGTACTCCACCATCGCCGGCAACACCATCGGCTACGGGGCCACCGGCGGCGAGATGTTCCTGCGCGGCCGTACCGGCGAACGCTTCTGCGTCCGCAACTCCGGCGCCCTCGTCGTCTCGGAGGGCGTGGGCGACCACGGCTGCGAGTACATGACCGGCGGCCAGGCCGTCGTCCTGGGCGAGACGGGCCGCAACTTCGCGGCCGGCATGTCGGGCGGCGTCGCGTACGTCATCGACCTCGACCCGAACAACGTCAACGTCGGCAACGCCGGCGCCGTCGAGACCACCCTCTCCGACACCGACAAGCAGTGGCTGCACGACGTGGTGCGTCGCCACGAGGAGGAGACCGGCTCGACCGTGGCCGCGAAGCTCCTCGCCGACTGGTCCGTCGCGGTGGACCGCTTCAGCAAGATCATCCCGACCACGTACAAGGCAGTGCTCGCCGCCAAGGACGCCGCCGAGCTGGCCGGACTCTCGGAGTCCGAGACCACCGAGAAGATGATGGAGGCGGCGATCAATGGCTGA
- a CDS encoding VIT1/CCC1 transporter family protein yields the protein MSIIDTEAPLHTAHRDNHTHRDVNGGWLRPAVFGAMDGLVSNIALMTGVAGGAVAPQTIVITGLAGLAAGAFSMAAGEYTSVASQRELVLAELDVERQQLRKHPIDEMEELAELYVSRGVAPALAREVAMQLSRDPEQALEIHAREELGIDPDDLPSPLVAAVSSFGSFALGALLPVLPYLLGATALWPAVLLALIGLFACGAVVARVTARSWWYSGLRQLVLGGAAAGVTYVLGTWIGGAVG from the coding sequence ATGTCCATCATCGACACCGAAGCACCGCTGCACACCGCCCACCGCGACAACCACACCCACCGTGACGTCAACGGCGGATGGCTGCGGCCGGCCGTGTTCGGGGCGATGGACGGACTGGTCTCCAACATCGCCCTGATGACCGGAGTGGCGGGCGGCGCGGTCGCGCCGCAGACGATCGTCATCACCGGCCTCGCCGGTCTGGCCGCAGGCGCCTTCTCGATGGCCGCCGGCGAATACACCTCGGTCGCCTCGCAGCGCGAACTGGTCCTGGCGGAGCTGGACGTGGAGCGTCAGCAGCTGCGCAAGCACCCGATCGACGAGATGGAGGAGTTGGCCGAGCTCTACGTCTCGCGCGGCGTCGCCCCCGCCCTGGCCCGCGAGGTGGCGATGCAGCTGTCCCGCGACCCGGAGCAGGCGCTGGAGATACACGCCCGCGAGGAGCTGGGCATCGACCCCGACGACCTGCCGTCGCCGCTGGTCGCGGCCGTGTCGTCCTTCGGCTCGTTCGCCCTGGGCGCGCTGCTTCCCGTACTGCCCTACCTGCTCGGCGCCACCGCCCTGTGGCCGGCCGTCCTGCTCGCGCTGATCGGACTCTTCGCCTGCGGTGCGGTCGTCGCCCGGGTCACCGCCCGCTCCTGGTGGTACAGCGGACTGCGGCAGCTCGTCCTGGGTGGTGCGGCCGCCGGTGTGACGTACGTCCTGGGAACCTGGATCGGCGGCGCCGTAGGCTAA
- a CDS encoding ADP-ribosylglycohydrolase family protein: MELIACNPQVLLERARGALLGLAVGDALGAPAENMKPSQIRAKWGRIEGFVSEDPAGTDDTEYAIFSGLLLARHGSALTVAHVERAWHHWIADLDEGPFRGAGFSERGTLENLRRGLAAPISAQHRHAWSDGLAMRAAPFGVFAAGRPAEAARLVAIDGSVSHDGEGIYGGQAVAAGVAAAMAGGSPASVVSAALSVIPSDSWTARSLRRAVTAAPRGERAVRSAVVIGGYPWTDLAPEAVGLAFGAFAACRGDFPGSVLTAVNMGRDADTTAAVAGALAGAMSGIPSIPADWAAAIGPVRGSCLPSMRGYHVLDIADLLTPEAETPR, translated from the coding sequence ATGGAGCTGATTGCATGCAATCCGCAGGTCCTCCTCGAACGAGCCCGGGGCGCTCTTCTGGGGCTCGCGGTGGGTGACGCGCTGGGAGCCCCGGCGGAGAACATGAAGCCTTCGCAGATCCGGGCGAAGTGGGGTCGGATCGAGGGCTTCGTGTCCGAGGACCCGGCGGGCACGGACGACACCGAGTACGCGATCTTCTCGGGCCTGCTGCTGGCCCGGCACGGTTCCGCGCTGACCGTGGCCCACGTCGAGCGGGCGTGGCACCACTGGATCGCCGACCTGGACGAGGGCCCGTTCCGGGGGGCCGGCTTCTCGGAACGCGGCACGCTGGAGAACCTCCGCCGGGGACTCGCGGCCCCCATCTCGGCGCAGCACCGCCACGCCTGGTCCGACGGACTGGCCATGCGGGCCGCCCCGTTCGGCGTCTTCGCCGCGGGCCGGCCCGCGGAGGCCGCCCGACTGGTGGCCATCGACGGCTCCGTCAGCCATGACGGGGAGGGCATCTACGGGGGCCAGGCAGTCGCCGCGGGCGTCGCGGCGGCCATGGCCGGGGGCTCGCCCGCCTCCGTGGTCTCGGCGGCCCTGTCCGTCATCCCCTCCGACTCCTGGACGGCCCGCTCGTTGCGCCGGGCCGTCACCGCCGCCCCGCGCGGCGAACGGGCGGTGCGCTCGGCGGTGGTCATCGGCGGCTACCCGTGGACGGACCTGGCCCCCGAGGCGGTGGGGCTGGCGTTCGGCGCCTTCGCCGCCTGCCGCGGGGACTTCCCCGGTTCCGTCCTGACGGCCGTGAACATGGGCCGGGACGCCGACACCACGGCCGCCGTGGCGGGCGCCCTGGCCGGCGCCATGTCCGGCATCCCCTCCATCCCCGCCGACTGGGCGGCGGCGATCGGCCCGGTCCGGGGCAGCTGCCTCCCCTCGATGCGGGGCTACCACGTCCTGGACATCGCGGACCTCCTCACCCCGGAAGCCGAGACCCCCCGATGA
- a CDS encoding ADP-ribosylglycohydrolase family protein — protein sequence MSPSPYTPDSAEPTGTRGSGPTRTPPSPAEPRLPHPPAGPPAPDRAAEAAPTPPALAAPVPVPVATLVPVPVSVPLLVPVPVPGAAVPPAGLGGPPAPGTVAGRGPRGGHLPVEAPHPGPRTTALAAPPPAEATGTASTPEGPSGPRRIEGLLLGLAAGDAAGWPAARHRASRMPEWTRRLTRELDTFAEQNATTTLPVPIALNQPPEPLRLGPSDDAEWAAFAAESVLTAAGVLLSDLSRSRRMRAAIDLAWNALASEVAAAAERAPEVESAVLPLRARISVRAGLGNLAAGLRPPATGHDNPHYFDDAACVRACVLAVVHPGDPRAAADLAEFDARYTQDGDGVHGARAMAAAIATALGGADTDAAVDAALAQLPASTEIGRNARHAVELARADPDGGAFAIVPLLEHQIVDHVYSYGIAAAETVPVALALATAARGKVSEAVPAAACLSRVADSAPALAGALAGALGGGDSLPPAWREACRTLSGCALPRLAGTDLVELAALLTRTELTSPKNPNAQGMIRT from the coding sequence ATGAGCCCTTCGCCCTACACCCCGGACTCGGCCGAGCCCACCGGGACGCGCGGCTCCGGTCCGACGCGCACGCCCCCCTCCCCCGCGGAACCGCGCCTCCCCCACCCTCCCGCCGGCCCGCCCGCGCCGGATCGGGCCGCCGAGGCCGCCCCGACACCCCCCGCCCTCGCCGCCCCCGTCCCCGTCCCCGTCGCCACCCTCGTGCCCGTTCCCGTCTCCGTCCCCCTCCTCGTGCCCGTTCCCGTCCCGGGCGCCGCGGTCCCACCCGCAGGACTCGGGGGGCCGCCCGCGCCGGGCACGGTCGCGGGCCGGGGCCCCCGGGGCGGGCACCTCCCGGTCGAGGCGCCGCACCCGGGGCCGCGCACCACCGCCCTCGCCGCCCCGCCCCCCGCGGAGGCGACCGGCACCGCCTCCACCCCGGAGGGGCCGAGCGGGCCGCGCCGTATCGAGGGGCTCCTCCTCGGTCTCGCCGCGGGCGACGCGGCCGGCTGGCCCGCCGCCCGGCACCGGGCCAGCCGGATGCCCGAGTGGACCCGCCGCCTGACCCGCGAGCTCGACACCTTCGCCGAGCAGAACGCCACCACCACGCTCCCCGTCCCGATCGCCCTCAACCAGCCCCCGGAACCACTGCGCCTGGGCCCGTCCGACGACGCCGAGTGGGCCGCGTTCGCCGCCGAGTCCGTGCTGACGGCCGCCGGGGTGCTGCTCAGCGACCTCAGCCGGTCCCGCCGGATGCGGGCGGCCATCGACCTGGCGTGGAACGCCCTGGCCTCCGAGGTCGCGGCGGCGGCCGAGCGCGCCCCCGAGGTCGAGTCGGCCGTACTGCCCCTGCGCGCCCGGATCTCCGTCCGCGCCGGCCTCGGCAACCTCGCCGCCGGCCTGCGCCCGCCCGCCACCGGCCACGACAACCCGCACTACTTCGACGACGCCGCCTGCGTCCGCGCCTGTGTCCTGGCCGTCGTCCACCCCGGGGACCCCCGCGCCGCGGCCGACCTCGCGGAGTTCGACGCCCGGTACACCCAGGACGGCGACGGGGTGCACGGCGCCCGCGCCATGGCCGCCGCCATCGCCACCGCCCTCGGCGGCGCGGACACCGACGCCGCCGTGGACGCCGCTCTCGCACAGCTGCCCGCCTCCACCGAGATCGGCCGCAACGCCCGTCACGCCGTCGAACTCGCCCGCGCCGATCCGGACGGAGGCGCCTTCGCCATCGTCCCGCTGCTGGAACACCAGATCGTCGACCACGTGTACAGCTACGGAATCGCCGCCGCCGAAACCGTCCCGGTCGCCCTCGCCCTGGCCACCGCGGCTCGCGGCAAGGTCTCCGAGGCCGTCCCGGCGGCCGCCTGTCTCTCCCGTGTCGCCGACTCCGCCCCTGCCCTGGCCGGCGCCCTCGCCGGCGCCCTCGGGGGCGGCGACTCCCTCCCGCCCGCCTGGCGCGAGGCCTGCCGCACCCTGTCCGGCTGCGCGCTGCCCCGCCTGGCCGGCACCGATCTCGTCGAACTCGCCGCGCTGCTCACCCGTACGGAGCTCACCTCCCCCAAAAACCCCAACGCCCAAGGGATGATTCGGACATGA
- a CDS encoding ADP-ribosylglycohydrolase family protein, with protein sequence MTHAPLSLDDRVAGSLIGAAVGDALGGPVEGWSPDRIVERHGGRVHGIVGPWYEDWRTARPIAPYHKGDGHVTDDTLMTHALVRVYESVRDHLDAYAVADHLVPDLMTNPRWIPELEAEALPLQRIFLAEKWIVTRIHYAHADPREAGAGNIVNCGAAMYMAPVGLVNAGHPAAAYAEALDVAGAHQSSYGREAAGVFAAAVAAACVPGASAASVVETALSLAKDGTREAIAAVCDVAARHRDFESALAPLRVAVAPYDSVGPDYRTPSLGARRPSRLHSIEELPVALGMLLVADGAYEASVLGAVNYGRDCDSIATMAGAMAGALGGEAVVPAGWAKQVAEASRLDLHAPAAALATVAREVFDRDRERRRAHEAAFAEIATPR encoded by the coding sequence ATGACGCACGCTCCCCTCTCCCTCGACGACCGCGTGGCCGGCTCCCTGATCGGCGCCGCCGTCGGCGACGCCCTGGGAGGTCCGGTGGAGGGCTGGTCCCCGGACCGGATCGTCGAACGGCACGGCGGCCGGGTCCACGGCATCGTCGGCCCCTGGTACGAGGACTGGCGCACCGCCCGCCCCATCGCGCCGTACCACAAGGGCGACGGGCACGTCACCGACGACACCCTCATGACGCACGCGCTGGTCCGGGTCTACGAGAGCGTGCGGGACCACCTGGACGCGTACGCGGTCGCCGACCACCTCGTCCCGGACCTCATGACGAACCCCCGTTGGATCCCGGAACTCGAAGCCGAGGCCCTGCCCCTCCAGCGGATCTTTCTGGCCGAGAAGTGGATCGTGACCCGGATCCACTACGCCCACGCGGACCCCCGCGAGGCCGGCGCCGGCAACATCGTCAACTGTGGCGCCGCGATGTACATGGCCCCGGTCGGGCTCGTCAACGCGGGCCATCCGGCGGCCGCGTACGCGGAGGCGCTGGACGTCGCGGGCGCGCACCAGTCCTCGTACGGCAGGGAGGCGGCGGGCGTGTTCGCCGCCGCGGTGGCGGCGGCGTGCGTACCGGGCGCGAGCGCGGCCTCGGTCGTCGAGACGGCCCTGTCGCTGGCGAAGGACGGCACCCGGGAGGCCATCGCGGCGGTGTGCGACGTGGCCGCGCGCCACCGGGACTTCGAGTCGGCGCTGGCCCCCCTGCGGGTGGCGGTGGCCCCGTACGACTCGGTGGGCCCGGACTACCGCACACCCTCGCTCGGCGCCCGGCGGCCCTCGCGGCTGCACTCGATCGAGGAACTCCCCGTCGCGCTCGGCATGCTGCTGGTGGCCGACGGGGCGTACGAGGCGTCCGTGCTCGGGGCGGTCAACTACGGCCGGGACTGCGACTCCATCGCCACCATGGCTGGGGCGATGGCCGGCGCCCTGGGCGGCGAGGCCGTGGTCCCCGCCGGCTGGGCGAAGCAGGTGGCGGAGGCCAGCCGGCTGGACCTGCACGCGCCGGCGGCCGCGCTGGCGACGGTGGCCCGGGAGGTCTTCGACCGCGACCGGGAGCGGCGCCGCGCCCACGAGGCGGCCTTCGCCGAGATCGCGACGCCGCGGTGA